The proteins below come from a single Magallana gigas chromosome 10, xbMagGiga1.1, whole genome shotgun sequence genomic window:
- the LOC136272526 gene encoding tripartite motif-containing protein 2-like, whose product MHREIDVIIKKLKSDLDEMDSKYLAAFYKHEEEIKHMLSDITQTIADLKKILNSDDMGLFSAYKSRNAEFRRLPPKLKVTLPRFSPQKIDKQHISVHFGSLSELSIKTKEQNYTMDSSSTEHCPPERSLIDVPQIITEIKTDYKYAETVSCLSYDDIWIRGNSNILKLYNLQRGLLKSIQTKSRNRAYDIAVTGNGDLVYIDKTNRTVNIVKNKEIETVVTLQGYTPRGVCGTSCGDILVALNNDDWATPSKVVRYSGFTEKQSIQFKDNGQALYSSGCYTKYISENRNLDLCVSDWEARAVVVVNQAGKFRFTYTGLPSSTKKPFYPYGITTDSQSHILIADLDNHGIHIVDRDGQFLRFIDNCHLESPFGLCVDTRDNLFVAENKTCKVKKIQYYK is encoded by the coding sequence atgcacagagaaatagatgTAATTATCAAGAAACTAAAATCTGATCTTGATGAAATGGACTCCAAATACTTGGCTGCCTTTTATAAACATGAAGAAGAAATAAAACACATGCTATCTGATATCACACAGACAATTGcagatctgaaaaaaatattaaattccgATGACATGGGTCTTTTCTCTGCTTACAAATCCAGAAATGcggaattcagaagattgccacCTAAACTGAAGGTCACTTTACCACGCTTTTCTCCCCAGAAAATTGACAAACAACATATATCCGTACACTTTGGCTCTCTATCAGAATTATCTatcaaaacaaaagaacaaaactACACAATGGATTCTTCGAGTACTGAGCACTGTCCACCAGAGAGGTCCCTTATTGATGTGCCGCAGATCATCACAGAGATAAAGACCGATTATAAATATGCTGAAACGGTGTCCTGTCTGAGTTATGATGACATCTGGATTCGGGGTAACAGCAACATTTTGAAACTGTACAACCTCCAGAGAGGGCTACTGAAGTCTATCCAAACCAAGTCAAGGAACCGTGCATACGACATAGCGGTGACAGGAAACGGGGATCTagtatatattgataaaacaaatagaactgtgaacattgTGAAGAATAAAGAAATAGAGACAGTGGTCACACTTCAGGGATACACACCTCGAGGTGTCTGTGGTACCTCCTGTGGTGATATCCTGGTTGCTTTGAACAATGATGATTGGGCAACACCatcaaaagttgtgcgttattCTGGTTTCACTGAGAAACAAAGCATACAGTTCAAGGATAATGGACAAGCTCTCTATTCATCAGGTTGTTAtactaaatacatcagtgagaacaggaacctagatttATGTGTGTCTGATTGGGAAGCACGAGCAGTAGTGGTAGTCAACCAGGCAGGAAAATTCCGATTTACGTACACTGGTCTTCCCTCTTCTACAAAGAAACCATTCTATCCATATGGCATCACTACAGACAGCCAAAGTCATATCCTGATAGCAGATCTTGACAACCACGGTATCCATATTGTCGATAGAGACGGACAGTTTCTCCGATTTATTGACAACTGCCATTTGGAGAGTCCTTTCGGTCTATGCGTAGACACAAGAGACAATCTCTTTGTGGCtgaaaacaaaacatgtaaagtaaagaaaattcaatattacaagTAA
- the LOC105331245 gene encoding tripartite motif-containing protein 2-like isoform X1: MDPRRTAQDVLRCDLCETPVAPMYCDICLIHLCKACVGEHLSEFAKEHKIVPFEKRGSSTKCPNHSLKICELYCEQCDIPICVQCTSSTQHQGHTFVYIVKILEKQRSVLQKDLQELEKFIYPKYQEIALSIPVQKSTHNTTSQKIASDISKHGEEMHRQIDVIIKKLNSDLDEMDSKYLAALNKYEDEIKHMLSDITQTIADLKKMLNSDDVGLVSAYKSRNAEFRRLPPKLTVTLPSFSPQKIDKQQISAHFGSLSELSIETKEQNYTMDSSSTEHSPPQGSLIDVPQIVTEINTDCEYVTNMSCLSDEDIWIQDISIIRLFNLQRGLLKSIQTKSGNCAEDIAVTGNGDLVYTDKTNGTVNIVRNKEIETVITLQGWTPSGVCTTSSGDILVVLESYYLQSQSRVVRYSGSTEKQSIQYNENGKALYSSGACGKYISENRNLDICVSDWEAHAVVVVNQAGKLRFTYNGNPSITKVLFYPHCITTDGQSRILIADNYNNRIHILDQDGQFLRFIDNCHLKKPFGICVDTRDNLFVSEISRCEIKKIQYCT, from the coding sequence ATGGACCCTCGACGTAccgcccaggatgtgttacggtgtgaTCTCTGTGAGACACCGGTTGCCCCTATGTACTGCGACATTTGCCtgatacatctgtgtaaagcatgtgtgggggaacatctctcCGAGTTTGCTAAAGAACACAAAATTGTACCATTTGAAAAGCGGGGATCTTCAACTAAATGCCcaaatcattctttaaaaatatgtgaaCTTTACTGTGAACAATGCGACATTCCAATATGCGTGCAGTGCACTTCTTCCACACAACATCAAGGTCATACATTTGTCTACATAGTGAAAATTCTGGAAAAACAGAGGTCAGTTTTACAGaaagatttacaagaattaGAGAAGTTTATTTACCCCAAATATCAAGAGATTGCATTAAGTATTCCGGTTCAGAAAAGTACCCATAATACAACTTCACAGAAGATTGCCTCGGATATCAGCAAACATGGAGAAGAAATGCACAGACAAATAGATGTAATTATCAAGAAACTAAACTCTGATCTTGATGAAATGGACTCCAAATACTTGGCTGCCTTAAATAAATATGAAGATGAAATCAAACACATGCTATCGGATATCACACAGACAATTGCAgatctgaaaaaaatgttaaattccgATGACGTCGGccttgtctctgcctacaaatccagaaatgcggaattcagaagattgccacCTAAACTAACGGTCACTTTACCAAGCTTTTCTCCCCAGAAAATTGACAAACAACAAATATCCGCACACTTTGGCTCTCTATCAGAATTATCTATCgaaacaaaagaacaaaactACACAATGGATTCTTCGAGCACTGAGCACTCTCCACCACAGGGGTCCCTTATTGATGTGCCTCAGATAGTCACAGAGATAAATACCGACTGTGAATATGTTACAAATatgtcctgtctgagtgatgaagACATCTGGATTCAGGATATCAGCATCATTAGACTTTTCAACCTCCAGAGAGGACTCCTTAAGTcaatccaaaccaagtcaggtaACTGTGCAgaggacatagcagtgacaggAAACGGGGATCTAGTATATACTGATAAAACAAATGGAACTGTAAACATAGTGAGGAATAAAGAAATAGAGACAGTGATCACACTACAGGGATGGACACCTTCCGGTGTCTGTACTACCTCCTCTGGTGATATCCTGGTTGTTTTGGAGAGTTATTATTTGCAATCACAATCAAGAGTTGTGCGTTATTCTGGCTCCACTGAAAAACAAAGCATACAGTACAATGAAAATGGAAAAGCTCTCTATTCATCAGGTGCTTGTGgaaaatacatcagtgagaacagaaATCTAGACATATGTGTCTCTGATTGGGAAGCCCATGCAGTAGTGGTTGTCAATCAGGCTGGTAAACTCCGGTTTACATACAATGGCAACCCATCTATTACCAAGGTATTGTTCTATCCACATTGCATCACTACGGACGGCCAAAGTCGAATCCTGATAGCAGATAATTACAACAACCGTATCCATATCCTGGATCAGGATGGACAATTCCTCCGAttcattgacaactgtcatttaaaaaaaccattCGGTATATGTGTAGACAcaagagacaacctctttgtgagTGAAATTAGTAGatgtgaaataaagaaaattcaatactGCACGTAA
- the LOC105331245 gene encoding tripartite motif-containing protein 2-like isoform X2, protein MDPRRSAQDVLRCDLCETPVPPMYCDICHVHLCKACVGEHLSEFAKEHKIVPFEKRGSTTKCPNHSSKICENYCEQCDIPICAQCISSTKHQGHTFVYIEKILEKHRSVLQKDLQELEKLIFPKYQEIVSSIPVQKGTLKTSSQKIASDISKHGEEMHREIDVIIKKLKSDLDDMDSKYLAALNKHEEEIKHMLSDITQTIADLKKMLNSDDVGLVSAYKSRNAEFRRLPPKLTVTLPSFSPQKIDKQQISAHFGSLSELSIETMEQNYTMDSSSTEHSPPQRSLIDVPQIVTEINTDCEYVTNMSCLSDEDIWIQDISIIRLYNLQRGLLKSIQTKSGNCAEDIAVTGNGDLVYADKTNRTVNIVKNKEIETVVTLQEWKPRGVCSTSCGDILVVMNNDNLKTPSKVVCYSDFTEKQSIQYNENGQALYSSGDYTKYISENRNLDICVSDWEARALVVVNQAGKFRFRYTGLSSSTEELFDPYGIGTDSQSRILIVDLYHHRIHIIDKNGQFLRYIDNCDLEKPVGLCVDTRDNLFVTDNNSRIVKKIQYQK, encoded by the coding sequence ATGGACCCTCGACGTAgcgcccaggatgtgttacggtgtgaTCTCTGTGAGACACCGGTTCCTCCTATGTACTGCGACATTTGCCACGTACATCTATGTAAAGCGtgtgtgggggaacatctctcCGAGTTTGCCAAAGAACACAAAATTGTACCCTTTGAAAAGCGAGGATCTACAACTAAATGCCCTAATCATTCTTCAAAAATATGCGAAAATTACTGTGAACAATGCGACATTCCAATCTGTGCGCAGTGCATTTCTTCAACAAAACATCAAGGTCATACATTTGTCTACATAGAGAAAATACTGGAAAAACATAGGTCAGTTTTACAGaaagatttacaagaattaGAGAAGTTAATTTTTCCCAAATATCAAGAGATTGTATCAAGTATTCCGGTTCAGAAAGGTACCCTTAAAACATCTTCACAGAAGATTGCCTCGGATATCAGCAAACATGGAGAAGAAATGCATCGGGAAATAGATGTAATTATCAAGAAACTAAAATCTGATCTTGATGATATGGACTCCAAATATTTGGCTGCCTTAAATAAACATGAAGAAGAAATCAAACACATGCTATCGGATATCACACAGACAATTGCAgatctgaaaaaaatgttaaattccgATGACGTCGGccttgtctctgcctacaaatccagaaacgcggaattcagaagattgccacCTAAACTGACGGTCACTTTACCAAGCTTTTCTCCCCAGAAAATTGACAAACAACAAATATCTGCACACTTTGGCTCTCTATCAGAATTATCTATCGAAACAATGGAGCAAAACTACACAATGGATTCTTCGAGCACTGAGCACTCTCCACCACAGAGGTCCCTTATTGATGTGCCTCAGATAGTCACAGAGATAAACACCGATTGTGAATATGTTACAAATatgtcctgtctgagtgatgaagACATCTGGATTCAGGATATCAGCATCATTAGACTTTATAACCTCCAGAGAGGACTCCTTAAGTcaatccaaaccaagtcaggtaACTGTGCAgaggacatagcagtgacaggAAACGGGGATCTGGTATATGCTGATAAAACaaatagaactgtgaacatagtgaagaataaagAAATAGAGACAGTGGTCACACTACAGGAATGGAAACCTCGTGGTGTCTGTAGTACATCCTGTGGTGATATCCTGGTTGTTATGAACAATGATAATTTGAAAACACCatcaaaagttgtgtgttactctgacttcactgagaaacaaagtatacaGTACAATGAGAATGGACAAGCTCTGTATTCATCAGGTGATTATACTAAATACATCAGCGAAAACAGGAATCTAGATATATGTGTGTCTGATTGGGAAGCACGTGCattagtggtggtcaatcaggcagGGAAATTCCGGTTTAGGTACACTGGTCTTTCGTCTTCTACAGAGGAACTATTCGATCCATATGGCATCGGTACAGACAGCCAAAGTCGGATCCTGATAGTTGATCTTTACCACCACCGTATCCACATTATCGATAAAAACGGCCAGTTTCTACGATATATTGACAATTGCGATTTGGAGAAACCGGTTGGTCTATGTGTAGACACAAGAGACAATCTCTTTGTGACTGACAACAATTCACGTAtagtaaagaaaattcaatatcaaaaataa